The Bacteroides fragilis NCTC 9343 genome includes the window TTCATGCGAACAAAGCTATCATATTTCGGGTAATTATCATAAACTATTTAATATTTATTCAAAGCTCTGATCAATTCCGAATAAGCCCCTTGTGCCGAGACTTTTGCCTGTACATGGTTCAGTTGGGAAGCTTGCCGGTACGTTTGGGCCTCAATCACCTCTATTACAGAGGCCTTCCCTTCAGTATACCGCTCCAATGCCATACGCTCATTTTCGAAGGCTTTACTCAGTGAGCCTTCGGTGAGGCGCACCTGTTCCATAGTCTGCGACAATGAAACACGGGCTGTCTCCACTTCCAGTTTCACCTGGTCGGTGACCTGATTCAAATAATCAGTAGCCATTCCTACTTTGAAAGAAGAGGCTCGCTTTTCATCACGTCTTTTTCCCCACTCAAACAAGGGAACGGATACTTTGGCATAAATGGCATAATTGGGATCCAAATCGGAACGGAAATCATAACCGGGAGCAGAATAGCTTCCATCTACACCTATATAAAACTGTGGCTTATACTTAGCATCCGTTAATTTTTTCGAACTTTCTGCTATTTTAATCCGGGCATAGGCCATCTTAAGTTCCGGACGATCTATTTCACCCTCACCCCACAGATCTTTATCCGCCCTAACGGCAGAAATCGTATCTTCTATTTCAGTCGGAGCATGAAGTTCCACGCCAATCAGAGAATTTAGTGCCATACGTCCTGTTTCCAGATTTCTTTTTGCTTGCAACAGTTGGTATTCCGCTTCATTCAGTTTTACCTCCGCCATCAGCAAGTCCTGCGGATCAACCAATCCTGCTTCCACACGCTCCCGTATGGTTTGGGAGAAGCTGGCAACCGAATTGCGATATTCCGTAGTTACACGGACTATTTCTGCACGCGCAACGGTGTTCCAATATTGCATATCCGTCTGATAGGATACTGCGGAACGGAAATAATCTGCCTGATGTATTGCCAGACTTTGCTGATGTTTAGCCATCCGGATACTTTCCAATAACCGCCCACCTGTATAAACCGGTTGTAACAAAGAAAGGGAAGCACCGTATTTCATATTTCTTCCTTCAAAAGCCAACGGAGTCTGCATCGAAAGCAAGTCGATATTCAATTGAAGAGGATTACCGGTATACTGAAAATTCGCCTCTCCCGACAGTTTAGGACGTAGATCCTTCTGTGCCGCTTTCTCCAATTCGATACTTGCAGCTATATTTTTGTCCGCAGCTTTCAAGTCATGGTTATAATCTAAAGCCATCGACCTGTACTTTTGCAGCAAACTATTTTGCTGAGCAAAAGCAACTGTCGGCACACACAGCAAAAAGATAAGCCATCTATTTATTTTCTTCATCATCATTTCTCTTTTATCTTATAAAATATTGCATATAATGCCGGAGTAACAAACAAAGTCAGCAAGGTAGCGAATGTCAACCCGAAAATGATAGTAGCCGCCATCCCGCCAAATGCTATGTCAAACAGTAAGGGGACCATCCCCAGTATGGTGGTTGTGGCTGCCATCAGTACCGGACGGGTTCTTGAAACCGTAGATTCGATCACGGCCGTATAAGGAACGACTCCTTCCCGGCGTTGCACATCTATTTCGTCCAACAGTACAATCACATTCTTAATAACCATACCCAATAATCCCAACCAACCGGCAATCGGGAAGAATCCGAAATCAAATCCCGTCAAGAGCATACCGACAGCCACTCCGATAATGGACAGCGGAAGAACACATAGAATAATGACCGGATCGCGAAAGTTACCAAACAAGGCAACCAGAATAACGACCAGTACCAGAAAAGCCAGAGGAAAGAATTTACCGATTGCCTCCATCGCCTCTCTCTGATCTTTGTATTGTGAGTCCCAAAAGAAAGTATAACCTTCGGGCACCTTCATCGCTTCAATCTCTTTACGAATTTCCCCATGCACTTCTGCCATGGTATACCCGGATTTTACTCCACACATGGCAGCCATAGACAGTTGACGGTTATAAGTACGCATCTGAGGCCACTCCCATGTCGTCTCGATTCGTTCGGTCACTTGCGACAAAGGTGCCGAATGCTCACCGTTCCATACAGAGAAATTACCTAAAGAACGAGCATCCGTAATGTCAGCTCCTTCCGACTTCAATAGTACAGGAACCTTTTTCTCATCATCGCGATAAACACCTACCCTGGTTCCGTCGCTGATCGATTTCACAGACTCCATCATCTGTGATTTGGTTATACCGAGAGCACCTGCCTTCACGGGATCATAAACCGGGCGCATCACCATCGACATATTTCCC containing:
- a CDS encoding TolC family protein is translated as MKKINRWLIFLLCVPTVAFAQQNSLLQKYRSMALDYNHDLKAADKNIAASIELEKAAQKDLRPKLSGEANFQYTGNPLQLNIDLLSMQTPLAFEGRNMKYGASLSLLQPVYTGGRLLESIRMAKHQQSLAIHQADYFRSAVSYQTDMQYWNTVARAEIVRVTTEYRNSVASFSQTIRERVEAGLVDPQDLLMAEVKLNEAEYQLLQAKRNLETGRMALNSLIGVELHAPTEIEDTISAVRADKDLWGEGEIDRPELKMAYARIKIAESSKKLTDAKYKPQFYIGVDGSYSAPGYDFRSDLDPNYAIYAKVSVPLFEWGKRRDEKRASSFKVGMATDYLNQVTDQVKLEVETARVSLSQTMEQVRLTEGSLSKAFENERMALERYTEGKASVIEVIEAQTYRQASQLNHVQAKVSAQGAYSELIRALNKY